In the genome of Thiorhodovibrio winogradskyi, the window ACTTTATCCCTGTGTTTGGCACTTTAATCCTTGGCGTTTCTGTCTGGCGCCTTTTGTGTTTGGCACTATATTGTTAGGCACCTATGTCTGCCGGGCGACTCTTCACTCGGCACCGCGCGGTCCAAGATCGCGCCCGGCCAGCCCCTCATGCCTCGTGGGTTTGTTGATCACGAGTATATTTCAAGACGGCGGCGGCAAGTTCATCCGGGTCGAATTTTGGTAGAAAATGATCGGCGCCGGCGCGCTTGACCAAATCGGCATTGAACTGGCCGCTGAGTGACGAATGGAGGATGACGTTCAGCGCGCTTAAATGCTTATTTTCGCGAATTTTCCGCGTCAGCGTGTAGCCGTCCATACGCGGCATTTCAATATCGGAAATCACCAGCGCGATCTGCTCGCGCACGGGCTGCGACGGATCCAGGGCCTCAAGGTACTCCAATGCCGCGTGCCCATCAGAGCGTGCCTCGACCGCGAAGCCGAGATCGGCAACGCTGCGCTCTATCTGCCGCCGGGCCACCATGGAGTCATCAACGACCAGCACACGTACCCCACCTCCACCTTGGATCTTCTCCGCCTGATGCTTCAGCTCCGATGAAATCTCACGCGTTAGCGGATTGACCTGCACAAACACCCGCTCAACATCAATGATTTCAACCCAGCGGCTGTCGATTTCGGTT includes:
- a CDS encoding chemotaxis protein, with the translated sequence MSQFIDDIDQRTQMVGQNRMELLLFHLGSTQSFGINVFKVREVIAKPELRQLPGSAAIVCGVANIRGKTVSIIDLARAIGFGAQKIAPDQDAKVIVTEFNRSVQGFWVSDVDRIVNVSWEKVKPPPRGTERESFLVAVTEIDSRWVEIIDVERVFVQVNPLTREISSELKHQAEKIQGGGGVRVLVVDDSMVARRQIERSVADLGFAVEARSDGHAALEYLEALDPSQPVREQIALVISDIEMPRMDGYTLTRKIRENKHLSALNVILHSSLSGQFNADLVKRAGADHFLPKFDPDELAAAVLKYTRDQQTHEA